One genomic segment of Francisella persica ATCC VR-331 includes these proteins:
- the sdhD gene encoding succinate dehydrogenase, hydrophobic membrane anchor protein: MEVLLMAVISLTSSGIKDFFVQRVTAVIIAVYFGYLIVEALYLSHIGALNYDSWRGLFTDGMFFRVATLMAYLAMFFHAWVGIWIICGDYIKCAWASALVMLSFVLVYVFCFFWLFAVLFFY, encoded by the coding sequence TAATTTCATTAACTTCTTCTGGAATTAAAGACTTTTTTGTACAAAGAGTTACAGCTGTAATTATTGCTGTATATTTTGGCTATCTTATCGTAGAAGCTTTGTACTTGTCGCATATAGGAGCTCTTAACTATGATAGTTGGAGAGGCTTGTTTACTGATGGGATGTTTTTTAGAGTTGCTACATTGATGGCTTACTTGGCGATGTTTTTTCATGCTTGGGTAGGTATCTGGATTATATGTGGTGATTATATTAAATGTGCATGGGCTTCTGCGCTTGTGATGTTGAGCTTTGTTTTGGTATATGTATTCTGTTTTTTTTGGTTATTTGCAGTTTTATTTTTCTATTAA